A region of Peromyscus maniculatus bairdii isolate BWxNUB_F1_BW_parent chromosome 7, HU_Pman_BW_mat_3.1, whole genome shotgun sequence DNA encodes the following proteins:
- the Idh3a gene encoding isocitrate dehydrogenase [NAD] subunit alpha, mitochondrial isoform X1, which yields MRPGVAAVAAVREVDAMAGSAWVSKVSRLLGAFHNTKQVTRGFAGGVQTVTLIPGDGIGPEISASVMKIFDAAKAPIQWEERNVTAIQGPGGKWMIPPEAKESMDKNKMGLKGPLKTPIAAGHPSMNLLLRKTFDLYANVRPCVSIEGYKTPYTDVNIVTIRENTEGEYSGIEHVIVDGVVQSIKLITEEASKRIAEFAFEYARNNHRSNVTAVHKANIMRMSDGLFLQKCREVAENCKDIKFNEMYLDTVCLNMVQDPSQFDVLVMPNLYGDILSDLCAGLIGGLGVTPSGNIGANGVAIFESVHGTAPDIAGKDMANPTALLLSAVMMLRHMGLFDHAAKIEAACFATIKDGKSLTKDLGGNAKCSDFTEEICRRVKDLD from the exons GTCTCTCGGCTGCTGGGTGCATTCCACAATACAAAACAGGTGACGAGAGGCTTTGCTGGTGGC GTTCAGACAGTAACTTTAATTCCAGGAGATGGAATTGGCCCAGAAATCTCGGCCTCAGTTATGAAGATTTTTGATGCTGCAAAa GCCCCTATTCAGTGGGAGGAGCGGAATGTCACTGCCATTCAAGGACCAGGAGGGAAGTGGATGATCCCTCCAGAAGCCAAAGAATCCATGGATAAGAACAAGATGGGCTTGAAAG GCCCACTCAAGACCCCAATAGCAGCTGGCCATCCGTCTATGAACCTATTGCTCCGAAAGACATTTGACCTTTATGCCAACGTCCGGCCATGCGTCTCAATCGAAGGTTATAAAACCCCTTACACGGATGTAAATATTGTCACCATCCGGGAGAACACGGAAGGGGAGTACAGTGGGATTGAGCATGTG ATCGTTGATGGAGTTGTACAGAGCATCAAGCTCATCACGGAGGAGGCGAGCAAGCGCATTGCTGAGTTTGCCTTCGAGTATGCTCGGAACAACCACCGCAGCAACGTCACGGCTGTGCACAAAGCCAACATCAT GCGGATGTCAGATGGGCTTTTTCTGCAAAAATGCAGAGAAGTTGCAGAGAACTGTAAAGATATTAAATTTAATGAGATGTACCTTGATACCGTATGTTTAAAT ATGGTACAAGACCCATCCCAATTTGATGTTCTCGTCATGCCAAATTTATATGGAGACATCCTTAG TGATCTGTGTGCAGGTCTGATTGGAGGTCTTGGTGTGACTCCAAGTGGCAATATTGGAGCCAACGGTGTCGCCATCTTTGAATCG GTTCATGGAACAGCCCCGGACATTGCGGGCAAGGACATGGCCAATCCCACTGCCCTCCTGCTTAGTGCCGTGATGATGCTGCGCCACATGGGACTTTTTGACCATGCAGCCAAAATCGAGGCTGCATGTTTTGCTACAATTAAGGATGGAAAG agcTTAACAAAAGACCTGGGAGGCAACGCAAAGTGCTCTGACTTCACAGAAGAAATCTGTCGCCGAGTAAAGGACTTGGATTAG
- the Idh3a gene encoding isocitrate dehydrogenase [NAD] subunit alpha, mitochondrial isoform X2, whose translation MRPGVAAVAAVREVDAMAGSAWVSKVSRLLGAFHNTKQVQTVTLIPGDGIGPEISASVMKIFDAAKAPIQWEERNVTAIQGPGGKWMIPPEAKESMDKNKMGLKGPLKTPIAAGHPSMNLLLRKTFDLYANVRPCVSIEGYKTPYTDVNIVTIRENTEGEYSGIEHVIVDGVVQSIKLITEEASKRIAEFAFEYARNNHRSNVTAVHKANIMRMSDGLFLQKCREVAENCKDIKFNEMYLDTVCLNMVQDPSQFDVLVMPNLYGDILSDLCAGLIGGLGVTPSGNIGANGVAIFESVHGTAPDIAGKDMANPTALLLSAVMMLRHMGLFDHAAKIEAACFATIKDGKSLTKDLGGNAKCSDFTEEICRRVKDLD comes from the exons GTCTCTCGGCTGCTGGGTGCATTCCACAATACAAAACAG GTTCAGACAGTAACTTTAATTCCAGGAGATGGAATTGGCCCAGAAATCTCGGCCTCAGTTATGAAGATTTTTGATGCTGCAAAa GCCCCTATTCAGTGGGAGGAGCGGAATGTCACTGCCATTCAAGGACCAGGAGGGAAGTGGATGATCCCTCCAGAAGCCAAAGAATCCATGGATAAGAACAAGATGGGCTTGAAAG GCCCACTCAAGACCCCAATAGCAGCTGGCCATCCGTCTATGAACCTATTGCTCCGAAAGACATTTGACCTTTATGCCAACGTCCGGCCATGCGTCTCAATCGAAGGTTATAAAACCCCTTACACGGATGTAAATATTGTCACCATCCGGGAGAACACGGAAGGGGAGTACAGTGGGATTGAGCATGTG ATCGTTGATGGAGTTGTACAGAGCATCAAGCTCATCACGGAGGAGGCGAGCAAGCGCATTGCTGAGTTTGCCTTCGAGTATGCTCGGAACAACCACCGCAGCAACGTCACGGCTGTGCACAAAGCCAACATCAT GCGGATGTCAGATGGGCTTTTTCTGCAAAAATGCAGAGAAGTTGCAGAGAACTGTAAAGATATTAAATTTAATGAGATGTACCTTGATACCGTATGTTTAAAT ATGGTACAAGACCCATCCCAATTTGATGTTCTCGTCATGCCAAATTTATATGGAGACATCCTTAG TGATCTGTGTGCAGGTCTGATTGGAGGTCTTGGTGTGACTCCAAGTGGCAATATTGGAGCCAACGGTGTCGCCATCTTTGAATCG GTTCATGGAACAGCCCCGGACATTGCGGGCAAGGACATGGCCAATCCCACTGCCCTCCTGCTTAGTGCCGTGATGATGCTGCGCCACATGGGACTTTTTGACCATGCAGCCAAAATCGAGGCTGCATGTTTTGCTACAATTAAGGATGGAAAG agcTTAACAAAAGACCTGGGAGGCAACGCAAAGTGCTCTGACTTCACAGAAGAAATCTGTCGCCGAGTAAAGGACTTGGATTAG